A single window of Streptococcus cristatus ATCC 51100 DNA harbors:
- the rseP gene encoding RIP metalloprotease RseP, with protein MQIITFIIIFGIIVVVHEFGHFYFAKKSGILVREFAIGMGPKIFAHIGKDGTAYTIRILPLGGYVRMAGWGEDSTEIKTGTPASLTLNEDGKVVRINLSGKKIDQTALPMNVISFDFEEKLEITGLVLDETKTYSVDHDATIVEEDGTEVRIAPLDVQYQNATIWGRLITNFAGPMNNFILSILVFMLLAFLQGGVQDENSNHFRVLEGSAVAKAGVKSNDQILKVNNYEIANWDDLTKAVSAATKDKADAPTLTITYKSDGQTRKVDIEPKKEGDRYLLDVSPAIKTGFWDKVVGGFTATWTTTGRILTALKDLIFNFNLNKLGGPVAIYNVSSQAAQQGLPAILSLLAMLSLNIGIFNLIPIPALDGGKIVLNILEAIRRKPLKRETESYVTLAGVAVMVVLMIAVTWNDIMKLFF; from the coding sequence ATGGGTCCGAAAATCTTTGCTCATATTGGCAAGGATGGAACAGCCTATACGATTCGGATTCTGCCGCTCGGTGGTTATGTCCGCATGGCTGGCTGGGGCGAGGATTCGACAGAAATCAAAACAGGTACGCCAGCTAGTCTGACCTTGAATGAAGATGGGAAAGTCGTCCGCATCAATCTGTCTGGCAAGAAAATCGATCAGACAGCTCTGCCTATGAATGTGATCAGTTTTGATTTTGAAGAAAAGCTGGAGATTACAGGGCTGGTCTTAGATGAGACCAAGACTTATTCTGTTGATCACGATGCGACCATTGTTGAGGAAGACGGAACGGAAGTTCGGATTGCTCCGCTGGATGTCCAGTATCAAAATGCGACTATTTGGGGACGACTCATCACCAATTTTGCTGGCCCCATGAATAATTTCATTTTGAGCATTCTAGTTTTCATGCTCTTGGCCTTTCTTCAAGGCGGTGTCCAAGATGAAAATAGCAATCATTTTCGGGTGCTAGAAGGTAGCGCTGTTGCCAAGGCAGGGGTGAAAAGCAATGACCAGATTCTGAAAGTCAACAATTATGAGATTGCAAACTGGGACGACCTAACCAAAGCCGTGTCAGCAGCGACGAAGGATAAGGCAGATGCACCAACATTGACCATCACTTATAAGAGTGACGGTCAGACTCGTAAAGTGGACATTGAGCCTAAAAAAGAGGGTGACCGCTATCTATTGGATGTTTCACCTGCTATCAAGACTGGTTTTTGGGACAAGGTAGTCGGAGGCTTTACCGCTACTTGGACGACTACAGGTCGGATTTTGACAGCCTTGAAAGATTTGATTTTTAACTTTAATTTAAATAAATTGGGCGGTCCAGTTGCTATTTATAATGTCAGCAGTCAGGCAGCTCAGCAAGGTCTGCCGGCTATTCTGAGTCTCTTAGCTATGCTGTCTCTTAATATCGGGATCTTTAATTTAATTCCGATTCCGGCTTTGGACGGTGGAAAAATTGTCCTCAATATCCTTGAGGCTATCCGTCGCAAACCCTTGAAACGGGAAACAGAAAGCTATGTTACCCTCGCAGGGGTAGCTGTCATGGTTGTCCTCATGATCGCTGTGACTTGGAATGATATTATGAAATTGTTCTTCTAA